The window GGGACAAAGGGGGAGTGCAGACTGACGGGTTGTCCGGAGAGGATGGCCCGTCCGGGCTGACCTACCGTCCAAAAATGAAGGGTCTTGAGCCAACTCGCATAATTGGTGCACAACTTCTCCCGGACGATGGACGGAGTGTGCCGCTTTCTGGCGGCTTCACCGCTCATTTTCGTGATCCTCCTCGCCTCAAGTGGGTGCCGCTGCCCTCGGCGCTGTGCCCTTCCCTCCCCTGTTCCTGGAGACGCATGTTTGAAACCCTGTTCGGCTGGATCAGTCAGCCTGAAGCTTGGCTGGCCTTCGGCACCCTGTTGCTGCTCGAGATCGTGCTCGGCATCGACAACGTGATTTTTATCTCTATTCTTGCCGGCAAGCTGCCTCCGGAGCAGCGCCAGCGCGCCCGCACCATCGGGCTGCTCGCAGCGATGGTGATGCGGCTCGGGCTGCTGTTCTCGATCAGCTGGATCTACAGTCTGAAAAACGACCTGTTCACCCTATTCGGCATGGGCTTCTCGGGCCGCGACCTGATCCTGATATTCGGCGGGCTTTTCCTGATTTACAAGGCCGTTAAGGAAATGCACGAGCAGCTCGAAGGCGCCGAGGCACACGGGCAGGCGCCCACAGCGGGCCGGGTCGCGTCGGCCAACTTCGCGGCGATCATCGGGCAGATCATGATCCTCGACATCGTGTTCAGCCTCGACTCGGTGATCACGGCAGTCGGTATGGCCGACGACATCGGCGTGATGGTGAGTGCCGTCGTCCTGACCGTCGCGATTATGCTGATCGCCGCGCGCCCCATCGGCGACTTTGTGCAGGCGCACCCCACCGTCAAGATGCTCGCGCTCTCGTTCCTGCTCTTGATCGGTGTCAACCTGATCGCCGACGGCTTCGGCTTCAAGATTCCCAAGGGCTACACCTACTTCGCGATGGGATTTGCGATCCTCGTCGAACTGCTCAACATGCGCGTGCGGGGCAACAAACCGGTGGCGCTGCACGACACGGGGCGCGCGCCCGACCCGCACTGACAGTCCGCCTTCCACTTCCACCGACCTGCCCCCACCGGGCAGGTTTTTCTATAGGTCTTGAGCTGACTGAAGTATGGTAGATTCATGAGCGAAATTAAGACGCTCTAAAAGTGAAACGGCGTACTAGACTGTGCCAGTGATGAGGGTTGACCAAATGAACTGGAGCGCGGAGCGTGCCTAGTTCTCAGAGCTTTGTACCGGTGATTCTCGCGGGGGGAAGTGGCGAGCGCTTCTGGCCACTATCGCGTCGTGGACGCCCCAAGCAGTTTCTGACGCTCGACGAATCTGGGCGCAGCCTGTTGCAAGCCACGAGTGATCGTCTGAGCCGTTTGAGCAATGGACCAGAGAATGTCATGGTGGTCACTGGAACTGATTACCGCGCTCAGGTACTCGAACACCTGCCGGAGATGCCGCTCGAAAACCTGTTAGTCGAGCCGGTCGCGCGTGACACTGCCCCGGCAGTGCTCTACGCTGCGCTCCGCATCGCGCAGGAAGATCCGCAGGCGATCATGGGAGTCTTTCCTGCTGACCACCGGGTCACTGATGCAGAGGCGTTCGACCGCTTAATTGAGCGGACCATCTCGGTTGCGCAGAAGACGGAGAGACTGATCACCGTGGGCGTTACCCCGACCTTCGCTGCGACCGGCTATGGATACATCCAGCAGGGTGCTGTCCTGTCAGCTGGACTCTTGCCGGCCTACGAGGTCACCCGCTTCACGGAAAAACCTGATCAGACTACCGCACAGCAGTTTCTGGATACAGGTCTGTACACCTGGAACAGCGGCATGTTTGTCTGGCGGGTAGAGACTATCCTGAACGCTTTTAAAAAATATCAGCCCGTCATGTTCAAACAGCTCAGTGAGGCCATCGGTCGTCGTGGACAAGCCAAGCTGCGTGAAGTCTTTCCACAGATCGAGAAGATCAGTATCGACTACGCCATTCTGGAGAAATCTGATCGGGTTGCTGTGATTCCAGCGGAGTTCGGCTGGGACGATCTGGGGGACTGGAACGCTCTGGAGCGGCTACTCAAGAGTCAGGGGGAAAACGTTGCTGTGGGGCGACATGTGGGGCTCGACACTGAGGGTGCCATCCTCTACACCACCAATGGGGATGACCTGATCGCCACGATCGGCCTGGATGATGTGGTCGTCGTACGCGCCGAGGACGTGACCCTGGTGGTGCGCAAGGACCGCACCCAGGACATCAAGAAGGTGGTTCAGCGCCTCAAAGCGCATCCGGAATTGGAGCGCTTCGCGTGAGTGCATCTGCGCCTTCCAGAGCGGGAGAACGCTTAGATCTGGCCTCCTCTGAAGTGGACCGCTCGTCGGATAACAGAGAAACCGAGATTGACCTTGGCACCCTCTGGCAGGGCATTCGGCGCCGGCTACCCTGGATTCTGCTCGCCACCGTGCTGCTCTCGGTCGCCACCTATTTTTGGTCGAAGTCGCAACCCGACGTGTACGAGAGTTCGTCGAGTCTAGTGACGAGTGGCAGCGCGGCGGTGCCGGGGCTCAGCGACTCTATCGTGCGGGCCTCGCCCCTGCCGGAAGGCACACTGCAAGAAGCGCTTCAGGGACCGCTTGTCCTGGGAAGCATCATCAAGAGTGTCGAGGCCGACTCGAATTTTCCGGCAGACGTGCGCCGGGAACTCGTCGACGACTTACGCAAAGAGCTCGGCGAACGCAATCTCAGCACTATCGAACTGACCTCCAGGCTCGATCCGGGCGGCAACGGCATCTATACCGTGACCGCCCAGGCACCGACGGCCCCGACTGCCACCCGCCTCGCGAACATCGCCGCTCAGGCGCTGCTCAACTGGGACCGGAGCCGCGCCCTGAGCGGAGTTCAGCGCGCCCAGCGCAGCCTGCGGGCCCAGATTGACGAAATCGACCGCCAGTTGCGCGCAGGCGACCTCGAAACGCTGGAGCGCGATACGCT of the Deinococcus reticulitermitis genome contains:
- a CDS encoding TerC family protein; this translates as MFETLFGWISQPEAWLAFGTLLLLEIVLGIDNVIFISILAGKLPPEQRQRARTIGLLAAMVMRLGLLFSISWIYSLKNDLFTLFGMGFSGRDLILIFGGLFLIYKAVKEMHEQLEGAEAHGQAPTAGRVASANFAAIIGQIMILDIVFSLDSVITAVGMADDIGVMVSAVVLTVAIMLIAARPIGDFVQAHPTVKMLALSFLLLIGVNLIADGFGFKIPKGYTYFAMGFAILVELLNMRVRGNKPVALHDTGRAPDPH
- a CDS encoding mannose-1-phosphate guanylyltransferase; its protein translation is MPSSQSFVPVILAGGSGERFWPLSRRGRPKQFLTLDESGRSLLQATSDRLSRLSNGPENVMVVTGTDYRAQVLEHLPEMPLENLLVEPVARDTAPAVLYAALRIAQEDPQAIMGVFPADHRVTDAEAFDRLIERTISVAQKTERLITVGVTPTFAATGYGYIQQGAVLSAGLLPAYEVTRFTEKPDQTTAQQFLDTGLYTWNSGMFVWRVETILNAFKKYQPVMFKQLSEAIGRRGQAKLREVFPQIEKISIDYAILEKSDRVAVIPAEFGWDDLGDWNALERLLKSQGENVAVGRHVGLDTEGAILYTTNGDDLIATIGLDDVVVVRAEDVTLVVRKDRTQDIKKVVQRLKAHPELERFA